The genomic DNA GAGCTGGGGTGGGAGGCGCTCCTGAACACGCTGAGCGGGCTGACGGACGCCGACTTGGGTCGGACAGTCACCATCCGAGGCCAACCGTTGCAGGTGATCGAGGCGCTGCACCGGTCCCTGGCGCACGCCAGCTATCACGTCGGTCAGGTCGTCTATGCGGCGCGGGGGCTGCGCGGGGAGACCTGGCGCTTCCTGAGCATTCCGCCGGGACAGTCAGAGCAGTACAACGCGCGACCGACCTTGGAGAAGCCGGGCGCGCAGGTGGCAAAGGTGCGTTCGTAATCACCGACTGAGAAGTTGCCTGACTATCGGGTTTGGTGGGCCCTGTTCGTGTTCTTCGCGGCCCTCAGCGTCCTGGTCCTCCAGCGGCGCTACAGCCGCTGGCAGCGGGCAAAGGCGATACTCCAGGAGCTCCCAACCGAGATCCGCTCCGCACAGGAGCGACGGATCCGTCTCGAGGGCTGGCGTCTCGTGCTTATGGCCGCCAGCCTGGTCCTGATGACGGGTCTGGTCTTCAGCGCGTTTCTGGGCGTCCCCGCGCCGGTTCTGCTGCTGCTGCGGGTCCTGGCCATCCTCAGTGTGCTTGCCGTGGTCCTTCTGGGGCTCCGACTGTAGATCGCGCGTACTCCAACTGGCGATCACCCTACCTTCCGAGCACATTCCGGGTGGACGCATCCCCAGCCAGAAGGACGACCGACATCCGTACCGAGCTTGCGGGCGACCTGCGCGAACGATACGTGCTCGAGCGCGAGCTCGGCCGCGGCGGGATGGCCATCGTCTACCTCGCCCGCGACCTCCGGCACGAGCGGTCCGTCGCCCTCAAGGTCTTCCGGCCGGACGCCGCCGGCGCGCTCGGCGCCGATCGCTTCCACCGCGAGATCCGGGTGACGGCCGCGCTGCAGCACCCGAACATCCTTCCCGTCTTCGACTCGGGCCGCTCCGCCGGCCAGGCGTGGTACACCATGCCGTTCGTCGCCGGCGAGTCGCTCCGGCGGCGGCTCCAGCGCGAGGGCACGCTGCCGGCCGTCGAGGCCGTGGCGCTCGCCCGGGAGATCGCGGACGCGCTGGCGTATGCCCACGGGCAGGGTGTGGTCCACCGCGATATCAAGCCGGAGAACGTGCTGCTGAGCGGAGGACACGCGCTGGTCGCCGACTTCGGCGTCGCCCGGCTGCTCGGCCAGCGCGACGCGGAGCTGACGATGGCCGGCCACGCCGTCGGAAGCCCCGCCTACATGAGCCCGGAGCAGGTGGCGGGCGAGCCGGTCGACGGACGCGCCGACCTCTACGCGCTCGGCTGCGTGCTGTTCGAGATGCTCGCGGGACGAGCGCCGTTCACCGGACCCAACGCCCAGGCCGTCATGTCGCGCCGGCTGCTCGAGCCCGCGCCCGATCTCGCCGAGGTGCAGCCGGACACGCCGGCCTGGGTATCGCGCGTCGTGCGCCGCGCCCTCGCCCGCGATCCGGCCGAACGGTTCGCCAGCGCATCGGAGCTGGCGCGGTCGCTGGCCGAGCCGGTGGCTGCCCCCGACGCCCCGCGCCGCGCGGACGGCGAGCCGTCGACCCTGGTCGAGCGCGAGGAGTGTCTCGAGACGCTGGAGCGCGCGCTCCGCTCCGCGGCGGCCGGCCGCGGGGCGATGGTGGTAGTCTCGGGCGAAGCGGGGATCGGCAAGACGGCGGTCCTGGAAGAGTTCACCCGCGCGGAGCGGCCGATCCGGCTGCTCTGGGGCTGGTGCGAGGCGCTGTTCACGCCGCGGCCCCTGGGCCCGCTCTATGACATCGCCGCGCAGCTTGGCGGTGCCCTGGATGCCGCGCTCAGGAACGGCTCGAGCCGCGAGACGATCTTCGCCACCGTGCTCGACGAGCTCGGCCGGAGCCCCACGGTGCTCGTACTGGAGGACGTGCACTGGGCCGACGAGGCGACGCTGGACCTGCTCAAGTTTCTCGGCCGGCGCGCGTCGCGGCTCCCGCTGCTGGTGATCGTCACGGTGCGGGATGACGAGGTCGGCCCCGCCCACCCGCTGCGCTCGGTCCTCGGCGATCTCCCGCGCGGTGCGGTCCACCGGGTGAAGCTGCAGCCGTTGAGCGCGGCAGCGGTGGAGACGCTGGCCCGCCGCGTGGGCCGCTCCCCTCGCGGCCTCCACGCGGCCACGGCCGGCAACCCGTTTTACGTCACCGAGGTCCTCGCCGCCCGTCAGCGCGGCATCCCGGCGACGGTGCGCGACGCGGTGCTGGGCCGGGCGACGCGGCTGTCGCCCAAGGCACGCGAGGCGCTGGAGACGGTGTCGGTCATTCCGGGGAAGACCGAGTCGTGGCTGGTGGAGCACCTCCTCGGGCCCGATTCGGCGGTGGACGAGTGCTTCGCCGCGGGGATGCTGACCAGCGATCAGCAGGGCGTCGGGTTTAGGAACGACCTCGCCCGACGCGCGGTGGAGGAGAGCCTGGCGCCCGCCCGGCGCCGCGGGCTGCACGCACGGGCGCTCGCGGCCTTGGAGTCGGCGCCGTCGCCGGCCGCGGCTGCGAGGCTGGTGCACCACGCGGAGGGCGCGGGCGACGCCGCGGCGGTGCAGCGCTGGGTGACTGCCGCGGCTGAGCGGGCCTCGGCGCTCGGCGCGCACCGCGAGGCGGCGGCGCACTATGCGTTGGGCCTCCGATTCGCGGAGGGTCTCCCGCCGGAGCGGCGGGGCGCGCTGCTCGAGGGCCGCTCGTACGAGGAGTACCAGTACGGCCTGATCCCGGAGTCAATGGCCGCGCGCGAGGAGGCCCTGGCGATCTGGCGCCGGCTGGGGAACCGGCGGCGCGAAGGCGCCGCGCTCCGGTGGCTCTCACGGCTCGCCTGGTCGAGCGGGCAGCGGCAGGCCGCCGAGCGGTACGCGGCGGAGGCCGTGGCCGTGCTCGAGCCGCTGGGCCCGAGCCCGGAGCTCGCGTGGGCGTATAGCAACCGGTCGCAGCTCCACATGCTCGCGGCCGAGACGACGGATGCGGTGGCGTGGGGGGAGAAGGCGATCGCCATGGCGGAGACGCTCGGCGACGGCGAGGTCCTGGTTCACGCCCTGACCAACGTCGGCACCGCGCAGATCCGATCGCTTCGGCCGGAGGACGGGTACGCCAAGTTGGGGCGCGCGCTGCGGCTGGCAGGCGACGCGGGCTACCAGGAGCACGTCTCCCGCTGCTACGCCAACTTCACCGGGCTGGTCGTCGACAAGCGGTACTCGGAGGCGCGCCGGTATCTCGACCAGGGATTGGAATACACCGAGGCCCGGGATCTCGACTTCTGGACCACCTATCTCCGCACCTGGCGCGCGCAGCTCTTCTTCGACACCGGGGCGTGGAGCGACGCCGAGCGGGAGGCGACGGCCCTGCTGGAGCATGCGGGCACGATGCCGGTCGCGCGGATTCATGTGCTGTGCGTGCTCGGGCGACTGCGGGCGGCGCGCGGCGAGGACGCGATCTGGGAGATGCTGGACAAGGCGAAGGCGCTGGCGGACCGGACGGCAGAGCTGCAGCGGCTCGGTCCGGTGGCGATCGCGCGAGCCGAGGCGGCATGGCTCGGTGGGGATCCGGCACGCGCGGCAGTGGAGGCGCGGCCGGCCTACGAGCTCTCGGCGAAGAAGGACCATCCGTGGATCCGCGGGGTGCTGGCCGTGTGGCTGCACCGGGCCGGGGCGCTGGACCAGGTGCCGGAGGAGCTGCCGCGGGCGTGCGCGCTGGAGATCGAGGGGGATCCGGAAGGAGCGGCGGCTGAGTGGGAGCGGCTCGGCTGTCCCTACGACCAGGCGTTGGCGCTCGCGCACGGAGGGGCTTCCGACCTGCAGGCCCGAGCGGCTCGGCTGCTGGAGCCGCTGGGCGCTTCCGCGACCGTGCGGGCGATCCGCGCGATCTGACTCGGGGCGTCAGCCGATTTACTATGTCGTTCCCGCCCCGCTCACATGCTCCTTCCACCGCTTCGCCATCGCCTCCCCCGTGGCCTCGACCAGCTTCCCCACGATCGGATGCACCACCACACTGCCCACCGCGCCGGCCAGCTTCGGCAGGTTCGCCACGAACCACTGCTTCGCGGCCTGGAGCCTGCCCAGGTCGGGCTTGTCGGACTGGACCTCCTGCTGAATGGCGGCCACCTGCTCGAGCGCCACGGCCTTCCGCTCGGGTGGGGCCTCCGCCTCCACCTGGCGGCGCAACTGGTCCACCACCCGCGCCAGCTCCTCCCGTTCCTGCGAGGTCACCTGGGTGATGTTCTTGCCGACGGCGACCTGGCCGCCCTGCCCTACCGGGCCGATCGTGACGTTGAAGTTGTCTCCGCTCCCGCCCGCTTGATCCGCCATGCTGCCCCCGATCATCCGACGATGTTACAGAAGAAGTAGAGTGGCGGGCTCGGCGCGCTCTGGTTGCCCGCGGCGTCGCGTGCTCGCACGCTCCAGCTGAAGGACCCGTTGTGGGCGACGAGCCCGCGAACGTCTCGCCGGATGTCCGGGGTCGGCGTCTGCTCGTCGATCAGAACCTTCGGCGTGGTCCGCTGGTTGGTGCCCGGCACGAACTGCTGTTCCTCCAGCCGTACCAGATACCCCACGCCGTTGCCGCCCACCGCCGTCCAGGAGAGAACGATCGTCGTGGCGAGGCATGCGTCGGGTGCCTGTGCTGCGTCGGCTACGCCCGGCCCGATCGGCCGGGGACTCGGCAGCTCGACTGCCATGCCGGAGCCGGCCAGGTCCGCCTGCACCGACGGGAGCGTCCCGCCTTCGCCGAAGACGCTCAGCTTGCCCGTGATGTCGCCGGGCTTCTGGGGCGTGAAGCTCACGCCGACGGCGCAGCTCGCACCCGGCGCGAGCGCCGATCCGCAGTCATTGGACACGATCGCGAACTGGGTCGCGTCGCCCTGTCCGAAGATCCCCGCGACACCGCCGGCGCCGACCACGATGCGGCTGATGGGCATGGGCCGGGTCCCGCTGTTCGTGACGGTGACCGTCTGCGGCTCGCTCCGGCCGCCGGTTGGAGTCCCGGCGAAGCCGAGCGACGCCGGGCTCACCGCCAGCACCCCTCCCTCCGCCGTGCCGGTGAGGCCGACCCGATGCGGGCTGCCGGACGCATTGTCCGCGATGGTGAGGGCCGCGGCGTGGGCCCCCACTGTCGAGGGCGTGAACTGCACCGAGATCTCGCAGCTCTCGTTCGGCGCGAGGGTCTTCCTGGAGCATCTGTTCTGCTGGTGGAAGCTCCGCCGGTCGTTGTTGCCCGTGCCGTCGTCCTCGACCGAGATCTTCCCGACCGTAAGCGGCGCCGAGCCGCCATTGGTCACGCGGACGGCGATCGCGTCCTTTCGGCCGCTGAGGTCCTGGGTGCCGAAGTCGAGCGCCGCCGGGTCGATGCGCGCGACCGGGCCCACCGGCGCACTGCCGATGCCGGTCAGCGCGACCTGCTGCGCCGGCAGGCCGCCGGCGAAGGAAAGAGAGAGCGCGGCGCTGTGGTCACCCGCGCGCCGAGGGGTGAACCGCAGCTCGATCGAGCAGTGGCCGCCCGGCTCGACCGGCACCGCGCAGGCCTGCCCGGCCGCGAAGCTGCCCTGATCGGCGCCGCTCACAGTGATCGAGGCGAGCGTGAGCGGCGCATTCCCCGAGTTGGTGATCGTGACCGTGCGCGGCGGGGCTCCGGCGTTCACGGCCTGGGAACCGAAGTCGAGCCGCTCGGGGTCGACCCGCGCCACCGCGGCCGGATGGACTACACGCTGCCCACGGCCGCTCAAGGAAACCGTGGCGGCCATGCCTCCGTCGCCGGCGAGCGTCAGCCGGGCGGTCCGCTGGCCGACCTCCGCCGGCTGGAAGCCGACCTCGATGGTGCAGCGGGCCGCTGCACGAAGCGCGCGCCCGGTGCAGTCCTCCCGCACCACTCGGAACTCCGCCGACTGGGGCCCCTGCACCCGCACCCCGCGCGCCTGGAACTGTCCGGCCCCGCGGTTCGAGAGTCCCACCGCAGCGGTCACCGTCTCCCCGGTGGGCGTTTCCGGGAAGGCGACGGCCGAGGGCACCCAGACCAGCCGCGGAGTGGGCGGAGGAGGCGGCTTCGGAGCTGCGGTTCCACTACCCGTGCCGGCCAAGGGCACGCTGGCGAGCGTACGGCCGTCTTGATCGAAGATGCCGAGCGTGGCGCTCCGCGGACCATTCCCGGTGGGCCGGAACCGCACCCCTATCGCGCACCCCTGGCCGGACGCGATCCTCGCGCGGGAGCACTTCTCCGGCCCGACGGTGAACTCCGCCGCCTGCGGGCCCTGGGTGGCGACCCGCAGCCGCTCCAGGACGGACCCACCCCGATTGAAGAAGCTCACCGTCTGCATGGTGCTGATGGCACCCACGTCCTGGGGATTGAACCGGAGCGCGTCTGGAAGGGTCGCCGGCGGGGGACCGGGTGCCAGCGCTCTCCAGACTCCCCAGCCCGCGGCTCCGATCAGTGCCGCCACGCCCAGCTTGGTCGCCAGCGGCTTCCACCCGGCGACATGCACCGCGGGACCATCGGGCTGACCAGGGCCTTTGGACGGCTCCGGCCGATCGGGCGGGAGTGGCGGCGGGACGAGCAGACTGAGATTGTGGCGGGTCAGCTCGGCGCCCGCCGTGTCCTTCAGCGACACGCGAATCTCCAGCGCGCGGGTGAGCGCGGCGCGCGCCGCCGACTCCTTGCCGACACAGAGCGCCAGGGTCCCCGACTGGTGGAGCGACCAGGCCAGCTCGTTGGGCTTGTTGGCCGCGGCGGCCGCCTCGGCAGCCTTGGCGAGCACCCGGTCCCACGCGCCCCAGCGCGGGGCCAGCGCCAAGGCGCCTTCTACCCGGTGCGCGACACTCAGCACGTCATCCCAGCGGGAGGCCGCGGCGGCCCGGCCGAGGACCTGGATGATGGCCTCGCTGCTGCCGGCGATCTCCGCCGTCTCGATGCCGCCCTTCCCCGGCGGACTGGAGAAATACTCCAGCGCCCGGGCCTGCGTGGCGCTCGCCTCCGTGGCCGAGAGCAGCGATTCACCGGTGGCGGCCGGCGTGTAGCGGTCAGCCTCCACCCGAATCAGCTTGCGCTCGGCCAAGCCATCGAGCACCGGCTGGACGTCGGACACGCCGGCGATGGTGGCCGCCTGAGCCGCCGTGAGCGGGGCGCCCACCAGGGCCAGCACGCCGAGCACGCGGCGCGAGCGGTCGTCCGTGGGCGCCGGCGGCTCACCGGCGGCGAGGGCTCCCCCGTCGGCGCGACTCCGGGCCGCGGCCTGCAGCAGGCGCAGCGGATGGCCCTTCACCGCAGTGCAGAGTGTTCCTGCTGCCGCGGTCTCCACCTCGGTCAGAGGTCGGCCCAACTCCCGCTCGATGAGCCTGAGCGCCGCGTCCGGCGCCAGGCCCCCGAGGGCGATGGCCCGGCGGTCGCTGACGAGCTCGGGCCGCTCGTCGGCGAAGAGGAAGGTGCACTCGGGCGCCAGGTCGAGCACGCTCTCGAGCTGGTCGCGCGGGAGGCTGACGTCGTCCAGCAGGACCAGCGCCCTGATCCCCTGCAACGATCCGCGCAGCTCGGCATCGCTGGCCTTGTGTGGCTGGTCGGAAGCGTAGAACGCCTCGAACAGGCATTGCAGCAGGTCTCCCAGCACCTGTCCGCGGCCGGAGAGATAGACCAACCCGTCGGGGAAGGCCTTGGCGTCGAGCTGGCGCGCCAGGTGGCGGAGCAGCACCGTCTTGCCCACGCCGGCCTCGCCGGAGAGCTCGACCGGCATCGCCTCGAGGAGCGCGCGCGACGCGGCGCCGACCTCGGCATCCCGTCCGAGGAGGTTGGGGAATGGCCGGGGGAGCAGCAGGCGGGGGGCCGGCAGCCGTCGAGGCGGCGCAGGCGGAAGCGCGATGTCCACCCTGGCGCCCGCGGCAACCTGGCCGATCTGGACGATGTTGCTGCCGACCGCGACTTGGCCGCTGACTTCGCCGGTGATCTGAACGTTGTAGGTGGCGGGCGCCAGAGTATCAGTCATGGCAAAGCCCTATCAGCACTAGAAAATCCGCACCATCTCGCCCCAGCCCGTGCCAATCCGGTTTCCTGTGCCGGGCGGCGTCCATGTGGCGGCACCGGTGGCCGCGCCGGTATGGTTATACCAGTAGAGGTTACCATCGCGCTTCAGCGCGTAGATCACGCCCTTCCCGCCTGAGAAGGCGCTCGCTGCCTCGGCCCATCCGTTGCCGACCTTGGTAGCGACGGCGCCGTTCGCCCACGTGAACGTTCCGTCCGTGTGTCCTAGGTGGCGATACCAGTACAAGTCTCCCTTGCCGTCGATCGCGTAGATGATGCCGCCGCCACCGGCGAACGCCATCCGCACGCCGCCCCAGCCGACTCCTACTTTCGCGCCGATGCCGTCGTTTGCCCATGTGGCGCTGCCGTCGCCGTATCCCAGGTGCCGAAACCACAGCAGCTCGCCGCTCTTATTGATCGCGTAGATGACACCATCGCCGGCGGCGAAGGCGATCCGAACGTCCTGCCACCCATGGCCGACGGTCTTTGGCCCGATCCAGTTCGGCGCCCCGGTGGCGTGGCCAACGTGCTTGAACCAGATCAGGTCGCCTCTGCTGTCGACGCGGTAAATGACCCCGTCCTCTCCGCGAGGGCTGCCTTTGAATACCCTGAGTCCTTCATTCCAGGCGCTCCCGACATTCTTGCGTTGCCCCTGATTTGCCCAATTGGCCGAGCCATTGTCGGCTCCCTGATGGAATAGCCAAAACAGGTCTCCGTTTTCAGCGATTCCGTAGAGCGGCACACCTGCAATGGTGAGCGGCGGCCCTTCAGTCGTTGTGCCGACCTGGCCGTGGGCGAGGGGAACTCCCGCGATGGTCAATAGGGCGATGGCAATGATCCTTCGCATGGTGGCGCACACTCGTTTTATTGGGATGCCTTCATGCTACCGGGAGGTACTCGGCCGCACTAGGGGCAAACCGAGCCGGAAAGCGGCTGATTTGCGACACGCGTTCCCCGTGCGCGGTGTCGCAAACGTGGCACCGGATGGCTTACGACCGGTCGATCGTGGCCCGCGCCACCACCAGCAGGTGCGCGCTGGTGCCGAGCACCGATGGCTCCGCTTCGAGCAGCCTGGCCGCCTGGAGCAGATCGGCCCGGCGGCGCGGATCGGCCAACCGCTCCGCCACATCGGAGAGGAGCCAGCCTGGGCCCTCGATCCCGTACAGTCCCTCGACGGTCAGTCCCGCGCTCGCCACTTCCGCGCACAGCTCATCCGGCCGATGAAAGTATGCCGTGGTGAAGTAGTCGAGGCGCTCGGTCGGGTTCCGATGCTGTCCCTCCCGGAGGTCGCGATCCACGATGGCGGTGAATCGCGGATCCTGGAAGAGGTCACGGGTGAGCCCGTCGAGCGCCGAGGCCCAGCGTGAGATGGCGGCAGCGAAGAGCCGGCCGCCGGGTTTGAGCACCCGCTGCACCTCGCGGAGGGCGCGCACGCGATCGGGGGCCTCGGTCAGGTGATACAGTGGCCCGAGGAGGAGGACGATGTCGGCGCTCCGATCCGGGAAGTCCAGGGCCCGGGCGTCACCGACCCGACACGAGGCGAGCGGGCGGGAGGCGGT from Gemmatimonadales bacterium includes the following:
- a CDS encoding DUF1572 family protein; this encodes MNVIVASLQAEYLRYKALAEAALGQLTEAELVASGPGGGNSIAVICWHLAGNLRSRFTDFLTTDGEKPWRRRDEEFQPRTATHAELLAHWELGWEALLNTLSGLTDADLGRTVTIRGQPLQVIEALHRSLAHASYHVGQVVYAARGLRGETWRFLSIPPGQSEQYNARPTLEKPGAQVAKVRS
- a CDS encoding tachylectin-related carbohydrate-binding protein, with protein sequence MRRIIAIALLTIAGVPLAHGQVGTTTEGPPLTIAGVPLYGIAENGDLFWLFHQGADNGSANWANQGQRKNVGSAWNEGLRVFKGSPRGEDGVIYRVDSRGDLIWFKHVGHATGAPNWIGPKTVGHGWQDVRIAFAAGDGVIYAINKSGELLWFRHLGYGDGSATWANDGIGAKVGVGWGGVRMAFAGGGGIIYAIDGKGDLYWYRHLGHTDGTFTWANGAVATKVGNGWAEAASAFSGGKGVIYALKRDGNLYWYNHTGAATGAATWTPPGTGNRIGTGWGEMVRIF
- a CDS encoding class I SAM-dependent methyltransferase is translated as MSDRSFPAIDPNIAAFYQQTPEEQRLEHGPFLLEALRTRELIERHAPEAPATVLDVGGAAGAYALWLADAGYAVHLVDAMPRLVAEAQRRSATASRPLASCRVGDARALDFPDRSADIVLLLGPLYHLTEAPDRVRALREVQRVLKPGGRLFAAAISRWASALDGLTRDLFQDPRFTAIVDRDLREGQHRNPTERLDYFTTAYFHRPDELCAEVASAGLTVEGLYGIEGPGWLLSDVAERLADPRRRADLLQAARLLEAEPSVLGTSAHLLVVARATIDRS
- a CDS encoding protein kinase, producing MDASPARRTTDIRTELAGDLRERYVLERELGRGGMAIVYLARDLRHERSVALKVFRPDAAGALGADRFHREIRVTAALQHPNILPVFDSGRSAGQAWYTMPFVAGESLRRRLQREGTLPAVEAVALAREIADALAYAHGQGVVHRDIKPENVLLSGGHALVADFGVARLLGQRDAELTMAGHAVGSPAYMSPEQVAGEPVDGRADLYALGCVLFEMLAGRAPFTGPNAQAVMSRRLLEPAPDLAEVQPDTPAWVSRVVRRALARDPAERFASASELARSLAEPVAAPDAPRRADGEPSTLVEREECLETLERALRSAAAGRGAMVVVSGEAGIGKTAVLEEFTRAERPIRLLWGWCEALFTPRPLGPLYDIAAQLGGALDAALRNGSSRETIFATVLDELGRSPTVLVLEDVHWADEATLDLLKFLGRRASRLPLLVIVTVRDDEVGPAHPLRSVLGDLPRGAVHRVKLQPLSAAAVETLARRVGRSPRGLHAATAGNPFYVTEVLAARQRGIPATVRDAVLGRATRLSPKAREALETVSVIPGKTESWLVEHLLGPDSAVDECFAAGMLTSDQQGVGFRNDLARRAVEESLAPARRRGLHARALAALESAPSPAAAARLVHHAEGAGDAAAVQRWVTAAAERASALGAHREAAAHYALGLRFAEGLPPERRGALLEGRSYEEYQYGLIPESMAAREEALAIWRRLGNRRREGAALRWLSRLAWSSGQRQAAERYAAEAVAVLEPLGPSPELAWAYSNRSQLHMLAAETTDAVAWGEKAIAMAETLGDGEVLVHALTNVGTAQIRSLRPEDGYAKLGRALRLAGDAGYQEHVSRCYANFTGLVVDKRYSEARRYLDQGLEYTEARDLDFWTTYLRTWRAQLFFDTGAWSDAEREATALLEHAGTMPVARIHVLCVLGRLRAARGEDAIWEMLDKAKALADRTAELQRLGPVAIARAEAAWLGGDPARAAVEARPAYELSAKKDHPWIRGVLAVWLHRAGALDQVPEELPRACALEIEGDPEGAAAEWERLGCPYDQALALAHGGASDLQARAARLLEPLGASATVRAIRAI
- a CDS encoding choice-of-anchor D domain-containing protein → MTDTLAPATYNVQITGEVSGQVAVGSNIVQIGQVAAGARVDIALPPAPPRRLPAPRLLLPRPFPNLLGRDAEVGAASRALLEAMPVELSGEAGVGKTVLLRHLARQLDAKAFPDGLVYLSGRGQVLGDLLQCLFEAFYASDQPHKASDAELRGSLQGIRALVLLDDVSLPRDQLESVLDLAPECTFLFADERPELVSDRRAIALGGLAPDAALRLIERELGRPLTEVETAAAGTLCTAVKGHPLRLLQAAARSRADGGALAAGEPPAPTDDRSRRVLGVLALVGAPLTAAQAATIAGVSDVQPVLDGLAERKLIRVEADRYTPAATGESLLSATEASATQARALEYFSSPPGKGGIETAEIAGSSEAIIQVLGRAAAASRWDDVLSVAHRVEGALALAPRWGAWDRVLAKAAEAAAAANKPNELAWSLHQSGTLALCVGKESAARAALTRALEIRVSLKDTAGAELTRHNLSLLVPPPLPPDRPEPSKGPGQPDGPAVHVAGWKPLATKLGVAALIGAAGWGVWRALAPGPPPATLPDALRFNPQDVGAISTMQTVSFFNRGGSVLERLRVATQGPQAAEFTVGPEKCSRARIASGQGCAIGVRFRPTGNGPRSATLGIFDQDGRTLASVPLAGTGSGTAAPKPPPPPTPRLVWVPSAVAFPETPTGETVTAAVGLSNRGAGQFQARGVRVQGPQSAEFRVVREDCTGRALRAAARCTIEVGFQPAEVGQRTARLTLAGDGGMAATVSLSGRGQRVVHPAAVARVDPERLDFGSQAVNAGAPPRTVTITNSGNAPLTLASITVSGADQGSFAAGQACAVPVEPGGHCSIELRFTPRRAGDHSAALSLSFAGGLPAQQVALTGIGSAPVGPVARIDPAALDFGTQDLSGRKDAIAVRVTNGGSAPLTVGKISVEDDGTGNNDRRSFHQQNRCSRKTLAPNESCEISVQFTPSTVGAHAAALTIADNASGSPHRVGLTGTAEGGVLAVSPASLGFAGTPTGGRSEPQTVTVTNSGTRPMPISRIVVGAGGVAGIFGQGDATQFAIVSNDCGSALAPGASCAVGVSFTPQKPGDITGKLSVFGEGGTLPSVQADLAGSGMAVELPSPRPIGPGVADAAQAPDACLATTIVLSWTAVGGNGVGYLVRLEEQQFVPGTNQRTTPKVLIDEQTPTPDIRRDVRGLVAHNGSFSWSVRARDAAGNQSAPSPPLYFFCNIVG